The genomic interval AAACTTCAGCTCATTCAGAATCGCGAGCAGCGCGTGCTCGTAGGTTTGCTCGGCCCCGGCGAGGTCTTCGGCCTCACCTCGCTATTGCCGCAAGCGACGCGCACCTTTCATTGCGAGGCCTTCACCGATTGCACCGCGGCGGCATTCAAGCCTGAGATATTCGTCGACACGGTCCTCGGCGTGCCGCTCGATCGCGCGAGCAAGATGCTCGAGATGACGGTCGGGCGATGGTGGAGCATGATCATCCGCTATTCCGGCTTCGTCGGGATGGGACTGCGCGAGCGGCTGGCAGGTGCGCTGTTCGAGGTCGCTTCGAAGTTCGGTGTGCAGGACTCGCGCGGCACTCTGGTCACGCTCAAGCTGACGCATGCGGACCTGGCCGAACTGGTGGGAGCATCGCGCCAGCGCACGACGGAGCAACTCATTGAGTTCGAGCGCGAAGGTATGATCATCCGCGACGGCCGGCGCCTCGTCATCGTTCCGGATAAGATTGTCGAAGTGGCGCAGCCGGTCGCGGCCGCCTGATC from Candidatus Binataceae bacterium carries:
- a CDS encoding Crp/Fnr family transcriptional regulator; the encoded protein is MRGNSIFAEGDESTRIYILLSGAAKLQLIQNREQRVLVGLLGPGEVFGLTSLLPQATRTFHCEAFTDCTAAAFKPEIFVDTVLGVPLDRASKMLEMTVGRWWSMIIRYSGFVGMGLRERLAGALFEVASKFGVQDSRGTLVTLKLTHADLAELVGASRQRTTEQLIEFEREGMIIRDGRRLVIVPDKIVEVAQPVAAA